In Deinococcus maricopensis DSM 21211, one genomic interval encodes:
- a CDS encoding DUF4188 domain-containing protein, which yields MNRAYDRVTADLSGDFVVFLIGMRINQPWKIRAWLPVFLAMPRMLRELQSQPELGLLGAHFHGLTQVQYWRSIEHLHAYARAQDRAHLPAWRAYQRHARAAGGAVGIWHETYLVPAGAHESIYVNMPPTGLGRAGTLRPATGHRQTAQGRLGNPVAPTTP from the coding sequence ATGAACCGTGCCTATGACCGTGTGACCGCTGACCTGTCCGGCGACTTCGTCGTCTTCCTGATCGGCATGCGCATCAACCAGCCCTGGAAGATCCGCGCCTGGCTCCCGGTGTTCCTCGCCATGCCCCGCATGCTCCGCGAACTGCAGAGCCAACCCGAACTGGGCCTGCTGGGCGCCCACTTCCACGGCCTCACCCAGGTGCAGTACTGGCGCAGCATTGAACACCTCCACGCCTACGCCCGCGCCCAGGACCGCGCGCACCTTCCCGCCTGGCGCGCCTACCAGCGCCACGCCCGCGCCGCCGGCGGCGCCGTCGGCATCTGGCACGAAACGTACCTCGTGCCCGCCGGCGCGCACGAAAGCATCTACGTGAACATGCCCCCCACGGGCCTGGGCCGCGCCGGCACGCTCCGCCCCGCCACCGGCCACCGCCAGACCGCCCAGGGCCGCCTCGGCAACCCAGTCGCCCCCACCACCCCCTGA
- a CDS encoding LptF/LptG family permease has product MLKKLAPYVLREVLPLYVVGALVFLLLTTTDLISGVVGILLSYHPTPRQAWLLYVTQVPRLLNQSLILAIPFAVLVGFGRLAKDSELKATAAGGVRPLNLAWPLLLPAALIGAFVFYNGAYLTPQAQAQWNTAWFSVYRQAPPPPVTTTYTYAQDGTLFSASRVETPQGATVANLTGVLVQTPTETITASTGSWDARAKTWTLPGGWVVRGDARPAEFHTPRTFPQRDEIARPTPPPAESTLPELRAELASGRLNVQERRTYQFNIARRYADAFTALGFAFAASALGLMVRNRAWAVTNVVFLILGFYIVWSTVPQLAGSGALPPNLAAWLPPGLLTLLGAALAWRLR; this is encoded by the coding sequence GTGCTGAAAAAACTCGCGCCCTACGTGCTGCGGGAAGTGCTCCCCCTGTATGTGGTGGGCGCGTTGGTGTTCCTGCTGCTCACCACCACCGACCTGATCAGCGGCGTGGTCGGCATTCTGCTCAGCTACCACCCCACACCACGGCAGGCCTGGCTGCTGTACGTGACGCAGGTGCCCCGCCTGCTGAACCAGTCCCTGATCCTCGCCATTCCCTTCGCGGTGCTGGTCGGCTTCGGGCGCCTCGCGAAGGACAGCGAACTCAAGGCCACGGCCGCCGGCGGCGTCCGCCCCCTGAACCTCGCGTGGCCGCTGCTGCTGCCCGCCGCGCTCATCGGCGCGTTCGTGTTCTACAACGGCGCGTACCTCACGCCGCAGGCGCAGGCGCAGTGGAACACCGCGTGGTTCAGCGTGTACCGGCAGGCGCCACCGCCGCCCGTGACCACCACGTACACGTACGCGCAGGACGGCACGCTGTTCAGCGCCAGCCGCGTGGAAACGCCGCAGGGCGCCACCGTCGCGAACCTCACGGGCGTACTCGTGCAGACGCCCACCGAAACCATCACCGCCTCCACCGGCAGCTGGGACGCCCGCGCGAAAACCTGGACGCTGCCCGGCGGGTGGGTCGTGCGCGGTGACGCGCGCCCCGCCGAGTTCCACACGCCGCGCACGTTCCCGCAGCGTGACGAGATCGCGCGCCCCACGCCGCCGCCCGCCGAATCCACCCTGCCGGAACTGCGCGCGGAACTGGCGTCGGGCCGCCTGAACGTGCAGGAGCGGCGCACGTACCAGTTCAACATCGCCCGGCGGTACGCGGACGCCTTCACGGCCCTGGGCTTCGCCTTCGCCGCGAGCGCCCTAGGCCTGATGGTCCGCAACCGCGCGTGGGCGGTCACGAACGTCGTATTCCTGATCCTGGGCTTCTACATCGTGTGGAGCACCGTCCCGCAACTCGCCGGGAGCGGCGCGCTCCCCCCGAACCTCGCTGCGTGGCTGCCGCCGGGACTGCTGACGCTGCTGGGCGCCGCGCTCGCCTGGAGGCTGCGATGA
- the der gene encoding ribosome biogenesis GTPase Der, which yields MHKVAIVGRPNVGKSSLFNRLVGRREAVVADFPGVTRDAKEGVMLYQNHRIVLIDTGGLWSGDEWEEAIRQKAEWAMEGAQCVIFVLDPRDDLSAADYEVAEWLRRLGKPVIVVANKIDNPKHDAYLAELWGLGFGEPLPVSAEHARGLDDLMDRVLDYLPEDDADVPEVAPIRISLIGRPNVGKSSLLNAITGSERVIVSDVPGTTRDSVDVEWDYAGQRFVLVDTAGIRKRPDTSIEEYAMMRSEAAITRSDVILLVLNVTELGDHELKLANLAYDSGKPVIVVVNKWDLVPDEDLKKAEKDLDQKLFHIAFAPRVYTSAINEYGIHDLLAEAMKLYAKWQSRIPTSELNRWLGVWQMRQRVPNFHGKQLKMYFMTQAETAPPTFVIFANRADYVTRSYENFLHNRIREDLQLAGIPVKIVWKEKGPYKKGKKGEADDE from the coding sequence ATGCACAAAGTCGCCATTGTGGGCCGCCCCAACGTGGGCAAAAGCAGCCTGTTCAACCGCCTCGTCGGCCGCCGCGAAGCCGTCGTCGCCGACTTCCCCGGCGTCACCCGCGACGCCAAGGAAGGCGTCATGCTCTACCAGAACCACCGCATTGTCCTGATCGACACCGGCGGCCTCTGGAGCGGCGACGAATGGGAAGAAGCCATTCGCCAGAAAGCCGAATGGGCCATGGAAGGCGCGCAGTGCGTCATCTTCGTCCTCGACCCGCGCGACGACCTCTCCGCCGCCGACTACGAGGTCGCCGAGTGGCTCCGCCGCCTCGGCAAGCCCGTCATCGTCGTCGCCAACAAGATCGACAACCCCAAACACGACGCGTACCTCGCGGAACTGTGGGGCCTGGGCTTCGGCGAGCCCCTCCCCGTCAGCGCCGAGCACGCCCGCGGCCTCGACGACCTGATGGACCGCGTCCTCGACTACCTCCCCGAAGACGACGCGGACGTGCCCGAAGTCGCGCCCATTCGCATCAGCCTGATCGGCCGCCCGAACGTCGGCAAGAGCAGCCTCCTGAACGCCATCACCGGCAGCGAACGCGTCATCGTCAGCGACGTGCCCGGCACCACCCGAGACAGCGTTGACGTCGAATGGGACTACGCCGGGCAGCGCTTCGTGCTCGTCGACACCGCCGGTATCCGCAAACGCCCCGACACCAGCATCGAGGAGTACGCGATGATGCGCAGCGAAGCCGCCATCACGCGCAGCGACGTCATCCTGCTCGTCCTGAACGTCACCGAACTCGGCGACCACGAACTCAAGCTCGCGAACCTCGCGTACGACAGCGGCAAACCCGTGATTGTCGTCGTGAACAAATGGGACCTCGTGCCCGACGAGGACCTCAAGAAAGCCGAGAAGGACCTCGACCAGAAGCTCTTCCACATCGCGTTCGCGCCGCGCGTGTACACCAGCGCCATCAACGAGTACGGCATCCACGACCTGCTCGCCGAAGCCATGAAACTCTACGCGAAGTGGCAGTCGCGCATCCCCACCAGCGAACTCAACCGCTGGCTCGGCGTGTGGCAGATGCGCCAGCGCGTCCCGAACTTCCACGGCAAGCAGCTCAAGATGTACTTCATGACGCAGGCCGAAACGGCGCCGCCCACCTTCGTGATCTTCGCGAACCGCGCCGACTACGTCACCCGCTCGTACGAGAACTTCCTGCACAACCGCATCCGCGAGGACCTGCAGCTCGCCGGCATTCCCGTGAAGATCGTCTGGAAGGAAAAAGGCCCGTACAAGAAAGGCAAAAAGGGCGAAGCGGACGACGAGTAA
- a CDS encoding MOSC domain-containing protein, whose translation MTGTVTAVSRSEAHGFSKHAEPGIRLLAGLGVEGDVHAGVTVKHRSRVAVDPAQPNLRQVHLMHAELHDELRAAGFDVRAGSLGENVTTRGVDLLGLPVGARLQLGASAVVEVTGLRNPCAQIEAFQPGLLARVAYRAADGTLVRRAGVMGVVLVGGTVRAGDVVTVTLPPPHRPLERV comes from the coding sequence ATGACAGGGACCGTGACCGCCGTGAGCCGCAGTGAGGCGCATGGGTTCAGCAAGCACGCCGAGCCGGGCATTCGCCTGCTTGCGGGGCTGGGGGTGGAGGGGGACGTGCACGCGGGCGTAACCGTGAAGCACCGCTCGCGCGTCGCGGTGGACCCGGCGCAGCCGAATCTGCGGCAGGTGCATCTGATGCACGCGGAACTGCACGATGAGCTGCGGGCGGCGGGGTTCGACGTGCGTGCCGGCAGCCTCGGGGAGAACGTCACGACGCGCGGCGTGGACCTGCTGGGCCTGCCAGTCGGGGCGCGCCTGCAGCTGGGGGCGTCGGCGGTGGTGGAGGTGACGGGCCTGCGGAACCCGTGCGCGCAGATCGAGGCGTTCCAGCCGGGCCTGCTGGCGCGCGTCGCGTACCGCGCGGCGGACGGCACGCTGGTGCGCCGTGCGGGCGTCATGGGCGTCGTGCTGGTGGGCGGGACGGTGCGCGCGGGCGACGTGGTGACGGTGACGCTTCCGCCGCCTCACCGGCCGCTGGAGCGCGTGTAA
- a CDS encoding anti-sigma factor family protein, producing MTDRARELLHLALEGDLTVTDREALTAALKDPEVAAQYARLQAVQAALRETPVMPRSVAADVAREVALTAALVPPAMPASVAARVVEDVRAARALSADRPTMPRSVAASVTARIGAASAASTPLAGEDAVEAALRGLTPPPMPASVAASVVARVSRDARRNPAPTLLVGGLVVALALMGASQAGENLTAGATVLRALAAQLSPLAVAGFALLMLASLLVSVRPTPRLQRAGGLAFALAAILTVPGLWSFAGGDGTNRVRVGGNVVVDRTVPGNVLVVGGDVILKPGADVRGEVVALLGDVQQEEGAHVEGTVGALLGTVDSRDRDALSTAPVARLGTASAFQPLLSWLGSGAWPRVYVALLGGLMALLFLRGVAPRLASAQRHAPVRTLALGTLALGVTLPPLLLAAMSGFLAPALVGAALLVVAFSVGLVVSLYDAGRAVTRRAGLPLPDTVGALLGLSAFTATLGVPPLALAAWLIGGAWGAGTLILTRRDWLGGRGAVR from the coding sequence GTGACCGACCGCGCGCGTGAACTGCTGCATCTGGCCCTGGAGGGCGACCTGACGGTCACGGACCGTGAGGCGCTGACTGCTGCCCTGAAGGACCCGGAAGTAGCGGCGCAGTACGCGCGCCTGCAGGCCGTTCAGGCCGCGCTGCGGGAGACGCCGGTCATGCCGCGCAGCGTCGCGGCGGACGTGGCGCGCGAGGTGGCACTCACCGCGGCCCTCGTGCCGCCCGCCATGCCGGCGTCGGTGGCGGCGCGCGTCGTTGAGGACGTCCGCGCCGCGCGCGCCCTCAGCGCGGACCGGCCGACCATGCCGCGCAGCGTCGCCGCCAGCGTGACCGCCCGGATCGGCGCGGCCAGCGCCGCATCCACGCCACTAGCCGGGGAGGACGCGGTCGAGGCGGCGCTGCGCGGCCTCACGCCCCCGCCCATGCCGGCGTCGGTCGCGGCGAGCGTCGTCGCGCGCGTCTCGCGCGACGCCCGCCGCAATCCCGCCCCCACCCTGCTGGTGGGTGGGCTGGTGGTCGCCCTCGCCCTGATGGGCGCGTCCCAGGCCGGCGAGAACCTCACCGCCGGCGCCACGGTCCTGCGCGCGCTCGCTGCGCAGCTGTCGCCGCTCGCGGTGGCGGGCTTCGCGCTGCTGATGCTCGCGAGTCTGCTGGTGAGCGTGCGCCCCACCCCGCGCCTGCAACGCGCGGGCGGCCTCGCGTTCGCGCTCGCGGCGATCCTGACCGTTCCGGGCCTGTGGTCGTTCGCGGGCGGTGACGGCACGAACCGCGTGCGCGTGGGCGGGAACGTCGTCGTGGACCGCACGGTGCCCGGCAACGTCCTCGTGGTCGGCGGCGACGTGATCCTCAAACCCGGCGCGGACGTGCGCGGCGAAGTTGTCGCGCTGCTCGGGGACGTGCAGCAGGAGGAAGGCGCGCACGTGGAAGGCACCGTGGGCGCCCTGCTCGGCACCGTGGACAGCCGCGACCGTGACGCGCTCAGCACCGCGCCCGTCGCGCGGCTCGGCACGGCCAGCGCGTTCCAGCCGCTGCTGTCCTGGCTGGGCAGCGGCGCGTGGCCGCGCGTGTACGTGGCGTTGCTGGGCGGCCTGATGGCGCTGCTGTTCCTGCGGGGCGTCGCGCCACGCCTCGCGAGCGCGCAGCGGCACGCCCCGGTGCGCACGCTCGCGCTCGGCACGCTGGCGCTCGGCGTGACGCTGCCGCCCCTGCTGCTCGCCGCCATGAGCGGCTTCCTGGCGCCCGCGCTGGTCGGCGCGGCGCTGCTCGTCGTGGCGTTCAGCGTCGGCCTCGTCGTGAGCCTGTACGACGCGGGCCGCGCCGTGACGCGCCGCGCCGGCCTGCCGCTCCCCGACACGGTCGGGGCGCTGCTGGGCCTGAGTGCCTTCACGGCGACGCTGGGCGTCCCGCCGCTCGCGCTCGCCGCGTGGCTGATCGGCGGCGCGTGGGGTGCGGGCACGCTGATCCTCACGCGCCGCGACTGGCTGGGTGGCCGCGGCGCCGTCCGCTGA
- a CDS encoding FKBP-type peptidyl-prolyl cis-trans isomerase, translating into MNITQDKVVELEYVLKVDGEVVDQSEPGEPLIYLHGHNNIISGLERALEGKAVGDELSVTVNPEDGYGEHDEENVQTVSRADFDEEEVEVGAQYFAQADDGSVMPFTVVDVQGDEVTVDFNPPLAGETLHFDVKVLAVRDATAEELEHGHAHGDGAHDHE; encoded by the coding sequence ATGAACATCACCCAGGACAAGGTCGTCGAACTGGAGTACGTGCTCAAGGTGGACGGCGAGGTCGTTGACCAGAGCGAACCGGGCGAGCCGCTCATCTACCTGCACGGTCACAACAACATCATTTCCGGCCTGGAGCGTGCCCTGGAGGGCAAAGCGGTCGGCGACGAACTGAGCGTCACCGTCAACCCCGAAGACGGGTACGGCGAACACGACGAGGAAAACGTGCAGACCGTGTCGCGCGCGGACTTCGACGAGGAAGAAGTCGAGGTCGGCGCACAGTACTTCGCGCAGGCCGACGACGGCAGCGTCATGCCGTTCACGGTCGTGGACGTGCAGGGCGACGAGGTCACGGTGGACTTCAACCCGCCCCTCGCCGGTGAAACGCTGCACTTCGACGTGAAGGTCCTCGCGGTGCGCGACGCCACCGCCGAGGAACTGGAGCACGGGCACGCGCACGGCGACGGCGCGCACGACCACGAGTAA
- a CDS encoding adenine deaminase, which translates to MLSEASRQRLVRVALGAEAGDLLIRDARVVSALTGEVYGADVVIAGGVIAGVGRGYRARDTLNAGGAYLAPGFMDAHIHIESSFLTPARFAEAVLPRGTTAVVAEPHEIANVLGVPGVAWMLDAGRASGLRVFASMPSCVPASAFEQGGASVGAAEVEAGLRLPGVLGLAEMMNYPGVLGGDEEVWAVLGAARGARLDGHAAGLSGRSLQAYAAAGLHSDHEAVTPDGARERLRAGLWLMVREGSAARNLQALLPVLRERPRRAMLVSDDVSVDELLDLGHLDRLLRACVAGGVDALYALGLVTHAPAEYWGLTAHGAVAPGYAADLVLLDDLVEFRVRETLVGGVVARGGGATPPLAGGGTHLGPDWAGVPLDVPAHWPTIGVSGDQIETRALPPGQGDTKLVVAERHAGVTRAAAAFARGVGLRSGALSLSVLHDAHHAIIAGATDAEIRAAGRALEAQGGGAVFVERGEVVAAFPLPLAGLMTDAPPAEAARAARAVSEAARARGCPLPQPLTTLSFLGLTVIPELKLTPQGLFDVRAWALVE; encoded by the coding sequence ATGTTGTCCGAGGCTTCACGTCAGCGGCTGGTGCGCGTCGCCCTGGGCGCGGAGGCCGGCGACCTCCTGATCCGGGACGCGCGCGTGGTCAGTGCCCTCACGGGCGAGGTGTACGGCGCGGACGTCGTGATTGCCGGTGGCGTCATCGCGGGCGTCGGGCGTGGGTACCGCGCGCGGGACACGCTGAACGCGGGCGGCGCGTACCTCGCGCCGGGGTTCATGGACGCGCACATTCACATCGAGTCGAGTTTCCTGACGCCCGCGCGGTTCGCGGAGGCGGTACTGCCGCGCGGCACGACGGCGGTGGTCGCCGAGCCGCACGAGATTGCGAACGTGCTGGGCGTACCGGGCGTGGCGTGGATGCTGGACGCGGGGCGGGCGAGCGGCCTGCGGGTGTTCGCGTCCATGCCGTCGTGCGTGCCGGCCAGCGCGTTCGAGCAGGGCGGCGCGAGTGTCGGCGCGGCGGAGGTGGAGGCGGGGCTGCGCCTGCCAGGCGTGCTGGGCCTCGCGGAAATGATGAACTACCCTGGCGTGCTCGGCGGGGACGAGGAGGTGTGGGCGGTGCTGGGCGCCGCGCGGGGTGCGCGGCTGGACGGGCACGCCGCGGGCCTGAGCGGCCGCTCGTTGCAGGCGTACGCGGCAGCGGGCCTGCATTCGGACCATGAGGCGGTCACGCCGGACGGCGCGAGGGAGCGCCTGCGCGCCGGGCTGTGGTTGATGGTGCGCGAGGGCAGCGCCGCGCGGAACCTGCAGGCGCTGCTGCCGGTGCTGCGCGAACGCCCGCGCCGCGCGATGCTCGTCAGCGACGACGTGTCCGTGGATGAGCTGCTGGATCTGGGGCACCTGGACCGGCTGCTGCGCGCGTGCGTGGCAGGCGGCGTGGACGCGCTGTACGCGCTGGGGCTGGTAACGCACGCGCCCGCCGAGTACTGGGGCCTCACGGCGCACGGGGCGGTCGCGCCGGGGTACGCGGCGGACCTGGTGCTTCTGGACGACCTGGTGGAGTTCCGCGTGCGCGAGACGCTGGTGGGCGGCGTGGTGGCGCGCGGGGGCGGGGCGACGCCTCCGCTGGCCGGCGGGGGGACGCATCTGGGGCCGGACTGGGCCGGGGTGCCGCTGGACGTGCCGGCCCACTGGCCGACCATCGGGGTGTCCGGGGACCAGATCGAAACGCGGGCCCTGCCGCCGGGGCAGGGCGACACGAAGCTGGTGGTGGCCGAGCGGCACGCGGGCGTGACGCGGGCGGCGGCGGCGTTCGCGCGGGGAGTGGGGTTGCGGTCCGGCGCGCTGTCGCTGAGCGTTCTGCATGACGCGCACCACGCGATCATTGCGGGCGCGACGGACGCGGAGATCCGCGCGGCGGGCCGCGCGCTGGAGGCGCAGGGCGGCGGGGCGGTGTTCGTGGAGCGCGGGGAGGTCGTGGCGGCGTTCCCGCTGCCGCTTGCGGGCCTCATGACGGACGCGCCCCCCGCCGAAGCGGCGCGGGCCGCGCGGGCGGTGAGCGAGGCGGCGCGCGCGCGCGGCTGCCCGCTGCCGCAGCCGCTCACGACGCTCAGCTTCCTGGGCCTGACGGTGATTCCGGAGTTGAAGCTCACACCGCAGGGCCTGTTCGACGTGCGCGCCTGGGCACTGGTGGAGTGA
- a CDS encoding PadR family transcriptional regulator codes for MSDATLGPSAYIVLGLLAQYGPATSYDLKRWVDDSIGYFWSFPRSQLYAEPQRLSALGLLSDAQEQDGRRKRTYTITDAGRRALSAWLAAPAGPVELRDPGLLKLFFIGVAPGGQRALAAEQLALHRARLAEYEALAANLCTDVTQQPLGMGLLYERASLAFWSTLLDGAPQDQ; via the coding sequence ATGTCCGATGCAACCCTCGGCCCGTCCGCCTACATCGTGCTGGGCCTGCTGGCCCAGTACGGCCCCGCCACCTCCTACGACCTCAAACGCTGGGTGGATGACTCCATCGGGTATTTCTGGAGTTTCCCGCGCTCCCAGCTGTACGCCGAACCGCAGCGCCTCAGCGCCCTCGGCCTCCTCAGCGACGCCCAGGAACAGGACGGCCGACGCAAACGCACCTACACCATCACCGACGCCGGCCGACGCGCCCTCAGCGCGTGGTTGGCCGCCCCCGCCGGACCGGTGGAACTCCGCGACCCCGGCCTGCTCAAGCTGTTCTTCATCGGTGTCGCGCCCGGCGGCCAGCGCGCCCTGGCGGCCGAGCAGCTCGCCCTGCACCGCGCGCGCCTCGCCGAGTACGAAGCCCTCGCCGCGAATCTGTGCACCGACGTCACGCAGCAGCCTCTGGGCATGGGCCTGCTGTACGAGCGCGCCAGCCTCGCGTTCTGGTCGACGCTGCTGGACGGCGCGCCGCAGGACCAATGA
- a CDS encoding 2Fe-2S iron-sulfur cluster-binding protein: protein MATITIEGFGTVEAHADERLVLALERAGTGVLHRCGGVARCTTCRVEFLRGEPTPMTAAERDKLDEKGLLGSARLSCQIPCTGDMTVRVVQTEASTGLEAGKAPAPQIEPEPVWVERPSA from the coding sequence ATGGCTACCATCACCATCGAGGGGTTCGGGACGGTCGAGGCGCACGCGGATGAGCGGTTGGTGCTGGCGCTGGAACGTGCGGGCACCGGCGTTCTGCACCGCTGTGGGGGCGTGGCGCGCTGCACCACGTGCCGCGTGGAGTTCCTGCGCGGGGAGCCGACACCCATGACCGCCGCCGAGCGCGACAAGCTGGACGAGAAGGGGCTGCTGGGGAGCGCGCGGCTGTCCTGTCAGATCCCCTGTACGGGGGACATGACTGTGCGCGTCGTGCAGACAGAAGCCAGCACCGGCTTGGAAGCCGGCAAGGCCCCGGCTCCACAGATCGAGCCGGAGCCGGTATGGGTGGAGCGGCCCAGCGCCTGA
- a CDS encoding FUN14 domain-containing protein: MPDFTTLLRDHLPDLSVGAVLGFACGYALKKAGRAALLILGLLFIAVQLLAAQGFVHVDWTRVQSAFQPLLEEGGRALGDRVLQVLTTNLPFGASFTAALLLGLRTR; the protein is encoded by the coding sequence GTGCCTGACTTCACCACCCTGCTCCGCGACCACCTGCCCGACCTGAGCGTCGGCGCGGTGCTTGGCTTCGCCTGTGGTTACGCCCTCAAAAAAGCGGGCCGCGCCGCCCTGCTGATCCTGGGCCTGCTGTTCATTGCGGTGCAGCTGCTCGCCGCGCAGGGGTTCGTGCACGTCGACTGGACGCGGGTGCAGTCGGCCTTCCAGCCGCTCCTCGAGGAGGGCGGACGGGCCCTCGGGGACCGGGTGCTGCAGGTGCTGACCACCAACCTGCCGTTCGGCGCGAGCTTCACGGCGGCGCTGCTGCTGGGCCTGCGCACCCGTTGA
- a CDS encoding RNA polymerase sigma factor, which produces MDATAEQDILTLPELERLRAGDEVAWHEFVTRYERRMYAYLYRLEGHQEEALELTQEVFYRAWRSIRTFRAGERILPWLYQVARNTQIERHRRKQLPRFSLEEAQEDVGFEAISARPGPVQAAESADAQDRVQRALMQLAPEYREAVVLRFVEDLPYDEIARLQGVAVGTAKSRVFRAKEQLAGVLGGVFSE; this is translated from the coding sequence ATGGACGCAACCGCCGAGCAGGACATCCTGACGCTCCCCGAACTGGAGCGCCTGCGCGCTGGGGACGAGGTGGCGTGGCACGAGTTCGTGACGCGCTACGAGCGGCGCATGTACGCGTACCTGTACCGCCTGGAAGGCCACCAGGAAGAAGCGCTGGAGCTGACGCAGGAGGTGTTCTACCGCGCGTGGCGCTCCATCCGGACGTTCCGCGCCGGGGAGCGCATCCTGCCGTGGCTGTACCAGGTGGCGCGCAACACGCAGATTGAACGGCACCGCCGCAAGCAGCTGCCGCGCTTCTCGCTGGAGGAGGCGCAGGAGGACGTAGGGTTCGAGGCGATCAGCGCCCGGCCCGGCCCGGTGCAGGCTGCCGAAAGCGCCGACGCGCAGGACCGCGTGCAGCGGGCGCTGATGCAGCTCGCGCCGGAGTACCGCGAGGCGGTGGTGCTGCGGTTCGTGGAGGACCTGCCGTACGACGAGATCGCGCGGCTGCAGGGCGTGGCTGTCGGCACGGCCAAAAGCCGGGTGTTCCGCGCAAAGGAGCAGCTGGCGGGCGTGCTGGGAGGCGTGTTCAGCGAGTGA
- a CDS encoding DMT family transporter translates to MSSAAPARSSSSGVLLALGSALAFSSLAVWGKLAGEVGLATYTLLPWRFGLVAAALFLVAGGRAPLGVRARMLGSGVLYSLATTCYFLALARITAGATGLLLYLSPAFVVLFAALLGRKPARAQLAGVALAVVGLAVVIGLPGAGDRDATGLAFGVLTGALYGAYLLYAERFLKDTPPLQTTAHMSLVAAVVFALLGAGTGTLDVPRGLDAWGVVLATAIFPTLLAVPTLYAAITRLGAARASVLATTEPLWTVLLAALVLHEPLRPAVLIGGGLILVGALVAQRAPVHPGEHV, encoded by the coding sequence GTGAGTTCCGCTGCGCCCGCCCGTTCGTCGTCGTCGGGGGTGCTGCTGGCCCTCGGGTCCGCCCTCGCGTTCAGCAGCCTCGCGGTGTGGGGCAAACTCGCGGGTGAGGTGGGCCTCGCCACGTACACGCTGCTGCCGTGGCGGTTCGGGCTGGTGGCCGCCGCCCTGTTCCTGGTGGCGGGTGGGCGCGCGCCGCTCGGCGTGCGCGCCCGCATGCTGGGCAGCGGCGTGCTGTACAGTCTCGCGACGACGTGTTACTTCCTGGCGCTCGCGCGCATCACGGCGGGCGCGACGGGGTTGCTGCTGTATCTCAGCCCGGCGTTTGTGGTGCTGTTCGCGGCGCTGCTGGGCCGGAAGCCCGCGCGGGCGCAGCTGGCGGGGGTGGCGCTGGCCGTGGTGGGCCTCGCGGTCGTGATCGGCCTGCCGGGCGCCGGGGACCGCGACGCGACCGGCCTGGCGTTCGGGGTGCTGACGGGCGCGCTGTACGGCGCATACCTGCTGTACGCCGAGCGGTTCCTGAAGGACACGCCGCCGTTACAGACGACCGCGCACATGAGCCTGGTGGCGGCGGTGGTGTTCGCGCTGCTGGGCGCGGGGACGGGCACGCTGGACGTGCCGCGCGGCCTGGACGCGTGGGGGGTGGTGCTCGCCACCGCCATCTTCCCGACGTTGCTGGCCGTGCCAACACTGTACGCGGCGATCACGCGGCTGGGCGCGGCGCGCGCGTCGGTGCTCGCCACGACCGAGCCGCTGTGGACGGTGCTGCTCGCGGCGCTGGTGCTGCACGAGCCGCTGCGCCCGGCGGTCCTGATCGGCGGGGGCCTCATTCTTGTGGGGGCGCTGGTGGCGCAGCGCGCGCCTGTGCATCCGGGGGAGCATGTATGA